The DNA region GTTTTTATATGACACGATCGTCACTTAAAAATTGAAGGATTTGTCAGCCCTTGTTCCTTTTAGACAAAAAAAAAGGGCCGGTCTCTCAATTTGCTTGAAAATGTTGCTTCTTCAGTCTCTCTCGCGTGTTTCTGCATTGGAAAACGTGCTGCAACTCGATCGCTGGATTAGGATGTGCACGCCGCTTGGTGCTTACGCTGGCATGTGGACAAAGGAGCCAAGTGATAGCTGATAGTCAAACATAACTGAGAGTCTGAGACGAGGAGTTTCTTTTTGGAGCTCACGCGACGCGATTATCCTTCGGTGGCGGTGTGTTTGCTCGTCAGCGACGACTGAGGGGACTGAGGAGGCAGTGTGTGGTGGAGGACAACAGAGGAATAAAGCTTCTGAACCAGAACCGGGCCTATTGCCTTTTGGGAGGCCCGTGCACGCCATGAAAAAATCTCGGGGATTTTTGCCACGGGACACTCTACAACGTCGTTTTTTGCCATAGGACATCACTCAATCTTGCCTTTGCTGCTGGACACCTTTTAAGCGTGCAATTTTACCAATAGACACTGCAGCGAGTATAATATGCATTTCCTGGTTGGGAGGATAGAGAAAAGGAGTGAGCTGACCAAAATACCCTTGCAATGGTAGGCTGCTCACAAGTAAAGGTAATTTTACTCCTAGACACTCTACAATGTTAATTTTTTTTGCACAGGTCACTCTTTCATACAAGACATAATAAAGTTTGTCTAGTTTTTTTCCCTAGCGAATAAAAAGTTTTAGAACTCATCAATCTATATGAAACTATTGCAGAAATGAAGATGATATAGTGGTTTTGTCTGTCCGTCTGGAGCTTCCTCGGGAGCATTGCAGTGCACTCCACACATGCATTGTTCAAATGGACAACCACTGTTGTAACTGGAAACAAACGAGCAATAGGAAGCATGTAGCCTCCAGTTCAGTACTGTCGAGTCCAATCAAATATTCGTAGTTGTAAATGTCAATACATGCAGCCCTATCAAGTTTTTGGTGCTCCATAGCTGTTCAGCTTGAATAAGGCTTGTTCTTCTAattaaaaggaaaaaaaataaaaagggcTTGTCCTGTTTATACTGAAACAACGGAATAGCCGCAGGAGCTGTGCATGTGGCAGAGCCATTAAAGGGCTAATATTAATACATTTAGGAGGCATTGCAAGGCTAAAAGTTCATACATGCTAGCAGCCATAATAAGGTTCTAAAGCCATACATGATAAGCCATACAAGTTCAGCCATAATCAAAAGAAAAACGTAAACAGCACATGCACTTCAATTTTATTTGCGCAACAGCAGTGCCTTCTTCGCCCTAGTTAGAGGAGATCCAGGACTAGTTGTCAAGTCCACTTCTTGATGGTTTGTGGCCAGTAGTAGTGCCTTCCTCGCCCTTGTAAGAGGACTTGCAGGGCTAGTTGTCAAGCCTATTTCTTGATGGTCCAGTGAAGGTACTTGACGTTGGGGtgtttttctaaaaaaattgtCAGTGTTATAATTTCATAAAACAGCACCAATAATTTCATGAAACAAAAGAACAATAATTCCATTAAAGAACAACACTCACATAGATGCTTCAGGAGCATTAGATGCAGCAGGGACAGCTTTAGATGTTTGAGATGCAGCAACCACTTTTTTAGTTTTTTTTCCTTGACTTGGTAGGTGCAGCAGGGCCATCTTTAGATACATCAGTGGTAACATGCACTTTTTTAATTTTCTTCCTTAACTTGGTAGGTGCAGCAGGACCATCTTTAGATGCTTCAGGGGCTGTAGTGACATGGATCTTCTTTGGCTTCTTCCTTGCACGCTTTGGCTTGGgtggtgcaggaggaggagcatCTGGATCAGCTACAGGTTCATTACAAGTTTTTTGCAAGTGTCCAAACCCTTGACATCTTTTGCACTTAGCCCTCCTTTTGGTTGAACCACCTTCTTCGACACCTTTATACCTCCTAGTCCTTGGCCTACCAGCAGCTCTCTTTAGTATGGGAGGCAGCAATTTGAATCCCATGTTCACCTTCTTCCAAATGCTCTTGTCAGGCAATCCTGGCACCCAAGTAGCATAAGCTGCCTTAAACATCTGAACTGAATAATATGGGCTTACAAAATCCTCTAGGTCTAACTCTCTCCGAGAACAAATGTAGCTGATAGCATGTGAGCAAGGTATGCCTCTCATCTGCCATTTCCGACAGGAGCATTAATGAGCTTTCAGATCGACAATGTGCCTCCAAACTTTTAGATCTTTGTCAACTCCACTCACTTCACCAATAAATGGATGACTTTTGTGCAGCTTGTAATTCAAATTCCTACTCTTGTCATTCATTTCTTTGACAACAGTCTTAAGGATCTTTCCTGTTAACTTTTCAGCAATTCTTTCCCTTGTGAAATATCTCTCCATTATCATCTGCCTAATCCTATCCATAAGATCAATGACAGGAAGTGATTTCTCATCTCTAATCCAATTGTTGAATGCCTCTGCAATGTTGTTTGTAACATAGTCGACATTGCTATAGGTAGAGAACATACTCCTTGCCCAAAAGTGCTTGTGATTTTCCTCAATCCATTTCATTGACTCTGGACATGCTTCCTTCATGGTGTTGTAGTGTGCTTCAAAAAGCTCAGCTCTGTACACCCTTGATGCAGGCCACAAATGCCTTTAAAATACTTCACCAGAATATCTCTTTTGAAAATTCTTAACTAAATGCCTCATGCACTCCCTATGTTCAACACCATTTTCAAACACATTTGTGACTGCTTTGTCTATCCCCTTCCCAGCATCTGTAGACAAGACAAGTCCTATGGGTGAACCAATGGCTTTGTGCAGCATTTTCATGAACCACTCCCAATTTTCAAGTGTCTCACTTCCAAATACACCATAAGCTACAGGGAACATCCAATTGTGCCCATCTATTCCAATTGCAGCTGCTAATTGACCCTTCCATTTACCTGTAAGAGCTGTAGAGTCAACGCCTAGGTATGGTCTGCAACCATTTAGAAATCCATCTATGCAAGGCTTCAAAGCAACAAACATCCTGGTAAATCTATGATTCCCATTAATTTCCTCATACTCCACCTCCACAACACTACCAGGACACTTGCTCTCTAATTCTGCCTTAAAGGAAAAAGCATGGTCAAAACTATCCTCCCAGCTGCCAAGTATGTCATCCAGAGCCTTCTCCTTGCCATCCCACACAACATAATAAGACAACTTAATGCAGTACTTCTCTTCCAACCACCTTTTTAAGGCTGCAGCCCCAATCGTAGAGTCTTTCTTCAATTTTTCAGTCACCCTATCCCTTACCCATGCACTGGTTGCCATGCAATTCTGCTCCAATTTGCTAGTAGTTGGACAAGTGTGCTTGTGGGGCATCTTCTTAATCTGTAcaacaagaaaaaaaagagaaagttaGTACAATACTAAAACTGGTACAAAAAGAAAAATGGGACAGCAAGAAAGATGACTTCAAATGACATACCATCCATGTCTTCCCATCATGCAACCTAGAAGCATGAATTCTCCACTTGCATTTCTTTGATTTGCAATAGGCTCTGTATCTATCAGCCTCACTATATGGCACTGCAAGTTCAACTTCATTAAGGACTGCATATTGTCTAATGCATTTCTTAAAACATAACCCATCTTCAAAGGTAACCCCAACTTCTATCTTAGGATTTTCTACATCAGTGACATGCACATGCATTTCACATCCCTTGTCATCATCAACACTCAACTCATCATCGCTATCTTCCCCATCAGAATTAGGAATGTAATTTGGGTCTATCATAACATCATCGTCTAATTTAAAATCCTTATACTTCTCCTTCTCATCATCCACCCCAACATACTCAATTTCATGTTCCTCTCCCCAAGATGCTGGCTTGTTTAGGTCTAGTTCTTTATGGGTAGGAGTGGAAGATGGCTCGACACATGCAACAATTAGAGTAGTCTCTAGGTTAGTAGAAGAAAGAACCTCTTCAAGAGGTTCGAGGTCATGAACTATCACTTGTAATGGTAGCCTCCTTATGTCCCAGTACTGAGAAAATGCCTCAAGCAGTGCAGCATCAGAAGCAATCCGCACATATTCATTGCAAGTTTTGTCCAAGAATGATACATGCAACTCCTGCTGCTCACCATGCTTGACCATTGCATCTAGCTCAGCCGAGAAATCAATCCAATTTGTAGTGTCTCTGTCTACAATAATGTTGTTTTTGCTAGTGACATGGTACTCTTCAACAGGTTGCTCCACATACGCAGGAACCTGAATCACAACTCGACAAGCCGAGCTACGATCCATCCTACGCATTTGTAAATGCAGATTAAACAAACAATTAAATTAACCACAACCATCTATCGCTAAATCTAAATTATAAAATGCAAATAACTGGTGGATCGAAGACATACCCTGCAGGAATCCATGAAAGGTTGAGCTTCTTAGGTAAATCCATGACGATCTGCCTCAGTTCATGGCGACAGAACGAGTGGTCGGGCTCTGATGGCGCTGCTGGCGCGGGCCTGCCtgtccggggggggggggggtgccgCGCGCCTGTGTctccgcggggggggggggggggggggcctgCCTGCGCGCGGAGCGGCTGCCTGCGGCGCCGCGCCTGTgtccgcgcgggggggggggggctgcgtGCGGCGGTGTGGCTGCCTGGCGCCGCGCCCCGGGGGGGTGGGGGGCCTGCCTGCGCGCGGGGTGGCTGCCTGGCGGCGCCGCGCCTGTgtccgcggggggggggggctgcatGCGGCGGTGTGGCTGCCTTGGGGGGGGGTTGGCCTGCCTGCGCGCGGGGTGGCTGCCTGCggcgcgccgggggggggggggggctgcctgcgccgcgcctgcccgccgggggggggggggcctgCCTGCGCGCGCGCCTGTCCGCGGGGGGGCGCCGGcctgcggggggggggggggctctgctCTGTCGGTGGCGCGCGGGGTCGGGTGGGGCGGCTGCTGGGCCGCCGCCGCGTGGGGGTGGGGGGGTGCGCctgcggcggggggggggggcgagggCGGGGGCGCTGGCCGCCGCGGGGGGCTGGGCGGGGGGTTTGCCgccgcgcgggtggagcggCGGCTGCTGGGGGGCCGGGGGCTGGGGAGGGGCTGCGCGGGGGCTCGCCGGGGGGGttggggcggggggcggcgccggggggtgGGGAGGGCCTGCTGCTAAccgcgcgggcggggcggggaGGGGGCGGCTGCGCGGTTTCGTTAGGGTATGAGCAAGGGGTAGTTTAGGTATTTACAAATTTTTCTCTCTCCATTTTTCTTAAAATGAATATTATACTCGTTGCAGTGTCCTGTGGCAAAATTGCACGCTTAAAAGGTGTCCAGCAGCAAAGGCAAAATTGAGTGATGTCCTGTGGTAAAAAATAACTTTGTAGAGTGTCCTGTGGCAAAAATCCCCAAAAATCTTGAACGGATGGCCTGAAATTAAGCATGGCCCAGGAGCTGGCCCGAGGCTTTGTGGCCCCACCAAAAACCACCCACCGTATCTACTCGGCCCATCTCTGCAGATGTAGCGgggcccctctctctctttctgtGTCGCGGGGTGCAATCCTTTCCTTCTTTCTCGCACGGTCGCACTCGCACCCTTCCTCCACCTTTTTCCCGCTGGCGCACACGTGCTTGCTGACGAGACTCGCTCGCGCGGCCTCCCTCTCGTCGTCCGCTGCAATGTGGGATGATGGGCCGATGCCTTCGCTTGCTTGCGCACTCACGGGCCAGCAAAAAACACGGCCTGGAAATTCCCGTGTCAACTGCTTTCAGCCCGGCGAGCCAGCCTGCGGCCACTCTGGTCGGTGTAGAAACAAATCTTCAGAGCTTGCAGAGAAGCAAAAGCTACCAGGATATTCATAGTTGATTTGAAGCAAGCATACATCAGCCAATGCGTCGAGGACTCGAAGCGAATCGCAACTTCAAAGGAAGAATTAACTCTGGAATGAAGGTTAACCAGGCGGCTAACACATAACACACGCAGGCCCCAGCTCTGCACCAAATCAGTACCAATCTGGTCTGGAGTCTGGAATTTGCCCTGCGGTAGCTTTGCACTGTAAGTTCAAATCTTGCTCAGAGTAAACATTGTGTAAAGATGTTGCGGATCACCTGGTTAGAACCTGAAGCAGTAACTCCAGacttctactacaaagatgttgCGGATCACAGATTCACAGATGTGATGGAAAGTTCCCAGATTTTGAGGAGAAAACATGAAAGATCAATGAACATGGATAACTTCCGCAAGCACAAATAAAGGTAGTACGACAGGCAGACAATGTACAAAGAGGCATCAGCCAACTTTACTGGATCATACACAATTCATTTTGTTTTCGTGCGCCATATTTGAAGGATAACAATTTATATGAGAAAGTAAAAAGGGCCCTAACAATGAAACAGACACATGGCTTGAGATCAGGATGTGAAAATGCGAATGGACATGTAGCCAATGCTCAATAAAGCAAGCTACTTGCATTCAAAAGTGACCTCAAATGAAACTACAGATGGTGAAGCTCAGATCCTACAAATTACCCTAATATTTGGAATACACACAACACAGCCACCAATGAATGTCTAAAATCTCAGTTACGAGATAGAATTGAATGCCAGATTGCCATAGATCACACCAAAGCATGATAGTATCACAGTAACTTAGTTATGAGAGTAATGAATGTCTAAAAACTATGGACTGTTGCGGAGTGATCACGGAAAATCAGTGGATGCTTCGGGGAAGATGCACAAATGGCAACACATTGTTATATTATACAAAGTACATTTTTATTTCCCATCATCACCTTCAGGTCATATCCAAAGGGAAATGCCATGACAAAGAATGAAACTCTAAACAGTTGCAAAAGATGTCTTGATCTAAAACCAGGTGGTGAAATCAATATCGATAAGTATAGAAAATAGTAACATAAAGCAAATTGCAGGGACCCACAGACCAAAGAATGTCTCAAGATTGTTGAACCAGCTCCAATGAATTAATCTCAGCCTCTGGTATACACATGTTGAAGTCGAACAATTGAACACACAAGACCCAACCAAGTCATCAGATTGTAGATTGGAATATCGCACCATATATATGATGACTTAGGTGAATAGCAATTGTGAACGTGCATGGAACAATATCAAGATGAACAATTTGGTATGACTAGGATTTGTAAATGTCTCGAAAATCAAGATCAGTATGAGTAAGGTACCATTTCATCGACAAACAACATGCATAAATGCTTGTGAGTAAATCAGTCAACTCATAGAAATCAAAATTGAGATGTTGCACAATTCAAAATGCTGTGAGAAGGCAAGCTCTGCTATACATCACAGACAACAATAGGCACAAAGCCGATAATTTGTTGGAGCAACTGTAAATTCCCATGATACCATTTGATATCACACTGATAAAACAAAAAAGAATTCTTAAAGCATTACCACACATCTAATATGGTTGCCAACAGGCAGTACAACAGATCAACCATTGTCTCACTATACCTGTGCTAAATCAATCTCAAACATTCGATACACCAGAATCTTGCAGCACAATTCATCTTCTTCCACTCTTCTTCGTATTTGGATTTACAGTCACAGTATGATTACCTACAGTATTATACAAACAATGTGCTAGATCATGCAAGCTGAATGAACTGTCATATACACCTTCAAGCTGTGACCAAGAGCCTAGTCCCATTCAAGACATGCAAGCACAATGTGATGCAGACCGTAGCAATAACCATAGACTTATCGCTCATATACCTCACGACACGCAGCCCACTGTCAACCACGGTGTCCCCGCCCTTCCTTGCTCCATCCTGCAGCTTCCAGAGAACAAACTCCAGAAATGACCTCACTGTCTCAAATGTTACTCTCCCAGTAACATCAAGCACAAACTTCCTGTTGCTAGGAACTGCCAACGTGCTCGATACTGTCTCCACCCACCCTTCCCCAACTCCACCGTTTCCATCGCCACTGGCATCCAATTTATCATTGGTATTGTACATGACATGATGAGTGGTCTTCACCAAAGTCTCGACCGCCCCATTGCACACCGAAACAAGCAATTCCTTGACCTTGGCATCGTGTTTCGGATTGGTGAGCCCTTCGAATAGCTGCTCGTAGGTGTTGATATGGATGGTCTTGTCAATGAACTCCCTCACGGCGgcgcccacgaacacctcgacCCAGTTGCTAATCGCCTTACGGCACTTCCCGGTCGCCACCACGTTGACCCACATcgtgggggaggaggaggcctcGCCCGGAGCCGAGGGGGTGGAGTAGAAGGCGAGCACGAGATGTCGG from Panicum hallii strain FIL2 chromosome 9, PHallii_v3.1, whole genome shotgun sequence includes:
- the LOC112872684 gene encoding protein PHLOEM PROTEIN 2-LIKE A10-like, translating into MDRLVAFSRRRRRWILLAAAGAAAAVGAYKIYHHPAVAARRRRLVRLAAAVAAFADAAASSADAAALVASDLADFVRSDSDEVPRSVRQLAKLAASPEVSATVSALSEAVASGVLRGAGSSGSAPGPGGAVALSDRLVDKLFSDSGERLASAVAGSFARHLVLAFYSTPSAPGEASSSPTMWVNVVATGKCRKAISNWVEVFVGAAVREFIDKTIHINTYEQLFEGLTNPKHDAKVKELLVSVCNGAVETLVKTTHHVMYNTNDKLDASGDGNGGVGEGWVETVSSTLAVPSNRKFVLDVTGRVTFETVRSFLEFVLWKLQDGARKGGDTVVDSGLRVVRYMSDKSMVIATVCITLCLHVLNGTRLLVTA